The Blastopirellula marina genome contains the following window.
TTGCCGCTGCCAGATGTCCAGCAGTTGTTCGTTGAGTTGGTTCCGCAGCAAATCGTCGAGTGCCGCAAATGGTTCGTCCAATAGCAAAATATGCGGATCGGTTACCAAGGCTCGGGCCAATGAGACCCGCATTCGCATCCCGCCGGAAAGCATCCGCGGATATTTCTGAAAATCTTCCTCCCGCAAACCGACCAGCCGCAAGGCATCAGAAATGGCCTCACGATCTTCCTGTGTGAGATGCCGGCGAAGTTCAAGCGGCAGTTGAACGTTCTGCCAGGTGGTTCGCCAGGGGATTAAATTGGCGTCTTGAAAGACGAAGGCTCGCTCGATGTCGACACCATCGTCCAGTCGGAGTTCGCCGTGGGTAGGTGAATCGAGATTAGCCACCAGTCGCAACAAGGTGGACTTACCACATCCGGACGGGCCCACAAGGGAGACAAATTCCCCAGCAGCAATTTGCAGTTTCTCGACCGTAAGGACCAAAGCCTCAGGGGAGAAACGCTTTTCAATTTGATGAAACTCGATTGCGGTCACCGGCACCTAGTTTCTGACAGAGGTGTTAGATGTTTCACAGAGGAAAAACAGTCGTTTTAAACGGTCGCGGCCGTATCCCGCATGTTTTGCCGAGGATTCCCCTTCCTCGCAAGCCCACCACCCTTCAGGGGAATTGCTGGGATTACCGAATAAATCTTTACTTCATGGACATCCCTCCCTACGATAGATAGTTACAGCCTTCCTTTTTTGCCGCGGCATTGCCCCCTCCAGTTATCCTCGCCGTCGGCAACTTGCAATTCACGAAGACCCACCTTCGTCCCTCCTTAAGAAACCCGATGCTTCGTTATATCTTCAACGCGTTGATCCTGACGCTCGCGTTTGGCTGCTTAGCTATCAACGATAGCAGCGCTGCCGAACAAACGCAGGCCCCCACGTTCGCCGAGGTCAAACCGATCTTGGAAAACTACTGCTACGGCTGCCATGCCTATGGTGCAGAGGAAGGGAACATCAACTTCGATGTCATCGAAGAAGCCTCAGAGAAAGAACGTCTTGGCGACCACGCCACTTGGTTGGCTGTCTGGCGCAATTTGCGTGCGCAAACGATGCCGCCGGCCGATGAAGACCAACCCACCAAAGAAGAAAGCGAACTGGTCGGTCGTTGGATCGAATCGCAGGTCTTCAAGCTCGATCCCAAGAATCCTGATCCAGGTCGTGTGACCATCCGTCGGTTGAATCGAGACGAATACCAATACACCATCCAAGACTTGTTCGGCTATCGCTACGACGTCGACGAGGCGTTTCCACCGGATGATACCGGCTATGGCTTCGACACGATTGGCGACGTGCTGACGATCTCGCCATTGATGACCGAGAAGTACTTCGACGCAGCTCAGGAAATTGTTTCCGCCGTGGTGCTGGTGGATGACAAGAAGAGCGACAAGTACAAGCGAATCTTCTTCGACGGCCCTGCGACCAACGATCGGGGCGAACGCGATGTGTACGCTCGCAAGATCCTCAAACGCTACGCCACGAAAGCCTTCCGCCGTCCGGTCGACGATGCCACACTCGACCGCTTGGTGGACATTCAACGCAAGATTGACGAACTGGAAGGACGTACGTTCGAGAATGGGATCGCCCAGGCATTCGCTGCGATGCTCATCTCGCCACAGTTCCTTTTCCGGGCGGAGATCCAGCCTGAACCAAACAACCCAGGCCAGGTCGTACCGATTGACGAATTCGCCCTTGCGTCCCGTCTGTCGTACTTCCTCTGGTGCTCGATGCCTGATGACGAGCTGATGAAGTTGGCCACCGAAGCGAAACTGCGCGAGAATCTGCATGAGCAGGTCGATCGGATGTTGGACGACGAGAAGTCGGAACGATTCATCCACCGATTTGTCGGCCAGTGGTTGCAATCGCAAGACATCGAAGGGATCAGCATCGATCCTCGCCGCGCCCTCAAGCTGAAGGACCTGGGCGACGCCCAACGTATCTTCAGCCGAACCGTTCGTCGTGCGATGCGTGAAGAAACGGACATGCTGTTTGAGTACATCTTGAAAGAGAATCGCTCGGCCAGCGAACTGCTGACCGCTGATTACACGTTTCTCAACAAGCCGCTCGCAAAATACTACGGACTGGAAGACATCGAAGGCCTGGACGACCGCAAGATGAAGAAGGTCGACTTGCCGGAGGACGGCGTGCGTGGTGGTATCCTCACGCAAGGCACGTTCCTGATTGTCACTTCCAACCCAACCCGTACCTCGCCGGTGAAGCGTGGGCTGTTCATCCTAGATAACATCCTGGGAACACCTCCCCCCCCTGCCCCACCAAATGTGCCCGCCTTAGAAGCAGTTCGCGAACGTGGTCGCCGTTTGACCATGCGTGAACAGATGGAACTTCACCGGAGCGAAGCTCTGTGCAAATCATGCCACTCTCGCATGGACCCGCTTGGCTTGGCCCTGGAAAAGTTCACCTACATTGGCCAATACCGTGAAGATGACGACGGCAACGAGATTGACACGAAAGGCAAGTTGATCACTGGGGAAGAGTTTAACACGGTGCGTGAGCTCTCGAAGGTGTTGGCTACCGAGCGAAAAGTCGATTTTTATCGTTGTTTGACCGAAAAACTGCTTACTTTCGCCCTCGGTCGGGGTTTGGAATATTACGACACGCCGACCGTCGACTTGATCGTGGAGCGAATGCTGGCCAACGACGGCAAGCTGCGTGACACGGTTCACACCATTGTGGATACCGCCCCTTTCCAGAAACGTCGCGGTGACGGCAGCCTCTTGTCGTCCAATCGCTGATCCTGCCCGAAACAATCCCTGCCGGACAAAAGACTTACCGACAGCAACGTATTTCAGAAGGATATGATGCCATGACCATGAAGCCTTCCCGCCGCCACTTCCTGAAGGGCCTGGGGCTGGCCGTCGCATTGCCTGCCATGGAAAGCCTGATGCCAGCGACCGGCAATGCAGCCACCACCAGTGCTGCTGGTCCGGCGCTGACTGCCGCTGGAGATCCACTGCGATCGGCCTTCCTGTACGTGCCCAACGGCGTGATCCTTCCCAAATGGTTCCCGGAAGGTACCGGCAAAGACTACAAGCTGAACCAAACGATGAAGCCGCTGGAAGGGCTTCGTGGCGAGTTCCAGATTCTCAGCGGTTTGGCCCACTCCAACGGTTTTGCCGGTAAGGATGGTGCCGGAGACCACGCCCGGGCCCACGCCACGTTCCTCACCGGACAACGTCCTCGTAAGACGGCTGGTTCTGACATCGAAGTGGGCGTCTCGATCGATCAAGAGATGGCCAAGCACCTCGGCCACACCACGCGATTGCCCTCACTGGAACTTTCCTGCGATGGGGCACGCAAGTCGGGCTCGTGCGACTCTGGCTATTCGTGTGCCTATCAGTTCAATTTGTCGTGGCGAACCAAGCACTCGCCTATGTCGGCGGAGTCGAACCCCCGTTTAGTATTCGAACGCTTGTTCGGCCGAGGTGACGGCGAAGAACGTCAAAAGAACTTCGATCGCCGGATGGCCGAACGCCGCTCGGTGCTCGACTTCGTCATGGGCGAAACCAAGTCGATGTCGAAGCAACTGGGGCGCAACGACGTCCACAAATTGGATGAATATCTGACCGGCGTCCGCGAGATCGAAAGTCGCATCGAGAAGTCGGAACGCTTCCGCGATTTGCCAGAGGTCGAGATGGAAGCCCCTGCAGGTATTCCGAAGGATTACGCCGAGCACATTCGTTTGATGTTCGACTTGCTGGCGTTGTCGTTCCAGACCGATTCAACTCGTATTGCTTCGTTCATGTTGGCCCACGACGGTAGCAACCGTAATTTCAAGGACATTGGCGTTTCGGAAGGTCACCATAGCCTGTCGCACCACCGTGATAACCAAGAGTGGATCGACAAGCTGGCCAAGATCGATCACTTCTACGTCACGCAGTTCGCGTACTTCCTGGACAAGCTGCGAAGCTTGAAAGATCCTTCGGGTGCGTCGGTGCTGGACAACTCGATGATCGTTTACGGTAGCGGCCTATCCGATGGCAATCGCCACCGTCACGACAATCTGCCGATCATTATGGCCGGTAAAGGTGGTGGCTTGCTGGAAACGGAGCGTCACGTTCAGTTGAAGGTCGAAGATCGTACACCAATGGCGAATCTGTTCGTCTCGATGATGCAGAAGATGGGAATCCAAGATCCTGACTTTGGCGACTCGACGGGCTCGCTGAGCGTTGTCTAAACGCTTGCCCAATAACAAGAAACAAGAAGGTGTCGTCAGTCATGCTGTCGACACTTTTTTTGTGCCAGCAGCTCAGCCGTCACGATTTCCTCGGATTTCCCGCACATCGCTCTTGTAAAATTTGCAAACTGGCTGCTAGACTCACTCCCCTCGCACCAAATCGATCTTGGCTGCGTATTGGATCAACCGGCTCCGATTATTGCCGGCTGAAACGTGCTTCTGCGACAAGGAGGTCGCGGTGCTCAACCGACGCCCACTTCGACATAAACTGATTCTCGGCGGAGTCGTGCTTGCCGCTCTCGTGCTTGCGCTGTTCGCCACGACCCTATTCGGCGGGCTTTCGTACCGTCAGGTCGCGCGAGACATCAGTGCCCGCTCAGTCGAATTGCCGCTAGCAATCGACTTCTCCTTGGCCGTGACCGACCTGCGGCACGCGCTGAACCAGGCCAAGCATTCCGAAGACTTTGTCTTTCATAATTCGGCCCTCGACGAGCTTCTAACCCAAGAGTTCCGTATCAAGTTCTCAGCCGCCCAGGAAGCGTTGCGACGCTACGAAGACCAGCTCGATCGCAGTGGCGCCGGCGACAGCGACATTGGTGATGACTCGGACGAACGAGATACGATTGGCGAGATTCATGGCTCGCTTCAGAAACTCTCTGACCTGAATCGTGGTTCCGATTGGTTCTCGAACAAGGTCAAGCTGGAACAGCTTTCGGGCGAAGCAGATCACCTGCATGGACTGGCCAAGAAGCTGCCTAGCTTCCTCATCGAAGAAATGCAGCAGCTCAAAGACGAGGTCCGTTCGCAATATCGCAGCTGGATCACCGTTTCACTGGTAGTGATGTTCCTCACAGCATGTGCGATCGGTTTCGCCGTGTACGCAAGCTGGCGGTGGCTGTTTAGCCCCCTGAAAATCTTGATGGATGGCTCGCGTCGTGTGGCCAATGGCGACTTCGACCACCGAATACAACTGGAAGGACACGCCGAACTGGCGATTCTCGCTGACGCGATGAATGCGATGACCCATCGATTCCAGGCCATCGAGTCGAACCTCAACGAACAGGTAAAAGATCGCACCAACCAAGTCGTCCGCAGCGAACAGCTGGCCAGCGTTGGTTTCCTAGCCGCCGGGGTCGCCCATGAGATTAACAATCCGCTGGCCTCGATCGCATTTTGTGCGGAGTCGCTTCGCTCGCGGCTGAGCGAAGGGGAGGAATCGCAGTTCCGCGATTGTGACGTGACGGTACTACAAACTTACCTCGGTATGATCGAGGAGGAAGCATTCCGCTGTAAGGAAATTACCGAACGACTGCTCGACTTCTCGCGTCTAGGAGATGTCGAAAAGACCGAGACCGATGTTCGCGATCTCGTTCAAGGCGTCATCGATATGGTGCGTCACTTGGGCAAGTATCGCGAGAAGAATCTGATTTTCGAGGACGATCAAGTCGCCCTCGCTCCGGTCAATGGACCGGAAATCAAGCAAGTGGTTCTGAACCTGATCACGAACGCCCTGGATAGTATCGATCCAGGCGGATCGGTATTGGTGAAGATCGGCGAGGAACGAGGCCAGGTCAAAGTCACCGTCAAAGACGACGGCTGTGGCATGACCGACGAAGTTCGACGTCACTTGTTTGAGCCGTTTTTCACCCGACGCCGGGATGGCCAAGGGACGGGACTGGGGCTTTCCATTTCGTACCGCATCGTGAGCGACCATGGTGGTCAGATCGATGCATGGAGCGAAGGGCCAGGCCTCGGAAGCGAGTTTAGTTTTACGCTGCCATGCAGGGAAGCAAGTAAGCGCAATGAGCGAAAACACCAAGCAGCCTGAAGGGCTGAAGATTCTGTTTGCCGACGATGAGAAGTCGCTCCAAAAGCTGATGAGCCTCGAACTGCCGCGACTTGGTCATACGGTCACGGTCTGTCCCGACGGGGTGACGGCGATCGCGGTCCTCGAAAAGGAAGACTTTGATTGCCTGCTGGTCGACCTCGACATGCCTGGCAAGAGCGGAATCGATGTCATCGAGAAAGCAAAAAGTACGGCCCCGGACACCGAAGCGATCATCCTTACCGGGAAGTCGTCGACTGAGAGCGCCATCGCTGCGGTGAAATTCAAGGTCTTTGCTTACCTGACCAAGCCATGCCGCTTGATGGAACTGAAAACGCTGCTGGAAGGGGTTGCCCAGAAGCGCGATCAGGACCGAAAAATCAAAGCGCTTACCAGCCGACTCGATCGCATTGAAGGCAAATCGAAACTCATCGGCGATTCGCAACCGATGGCAGTCGTCAACAAGATGATTTCCAAGGTCGCTCCGTCGAACTCAGCGGTTCTCATCCGCGGTGAGACCGGTACCGGTAAGGAATTGGTCGCGAAGGCGATACACGATCAAAGTCTACGACACTCACAACCGTTCGTGGCAGTGAACTGCGGAGCGCTCCCCGAGAATCTGATCGAGAGTGAACTTTTTGGTCACCGTAAAGGTGCGTTCACCGGCGCCGAAGAAACACGTATCGGACTGTTTGAAGTTGCCCATGGCGGTTCCCTGTTCCTAGACGA
Protein-coding sequences here:
- a CDS encoding DUF1592 domain-containing protein, producing MLRYIFNALILTLAFGCLAINDSSAAEQTQAPTFAEVKPILENYCYGCHAYGAEEGNINFDVIEEASEKERLGDHATWLAVWRNLRAQTMPPADEDQPTKEESELVGRWIESQVFKLDPKNPDPGRVTIRRLNRDEYQYTIQDLFGYRYDVDEAFPPDDTGYGFDTIGDVLTISPLMTEKYFDAAQEIVSAVVLVDDKKSDKYKRIFFDGPATNDRGERDVYARKILKRYATKAFRRPVDDATLDRLVDIQRKIDELEGRTFENGIAQAFAAMLISPQFLFRAEIQPEPNNPGQVVPIDEFALASRLSYFLWCSMPDDELMKLATEAKLRENLHEQVDRMLDDEKSERFIHRFVGQWLQSQDIEGISIDPRRALKLKDLGDAQRIFSRTVRRAMREETDMLFEYILKENRSASELLTADYTFLNKPLAKYYGLEDIEGLDDRKMKKVDLPEDGVRGGILTQGTFLIVTSNPTRTSPVKRGLFILDNILGTPPPPAPPNVPALEAVRERGRRLTMREQMELHRSEALCKSCHSRMDPLGLALEKFTYIGQYREDDDGNEIDTKGKLITGEEFNTVRELSKVLATERKVDFYRCLTEKLLTFALGRGLEYYDTPTVDLIVERMLANDGKLRDTVHTIVDTAPFQKRRGDGSLLSSNR
- a CDS encoding sensor histidine kinase, whose amino-acid sequence is MLNRRPLRHKLILGGVVLAALVLALFATTLFGGLSYRQVARDISARSVELPLAIDFSLAVTDLRHALNQAKHSEDFVFHNSALDELLTQEFRIKFSAAQEALRRYEDQLDRSGAGDSDIGDDSDERDTIGEIHGSLQKLSDLNRGSDWFSNKVKLEQLSGEADHLHGLAKKLPSFLIEEMQQLKDEVRSQYRSWITVSLVVMFLTACAIGFAVYASWRWLFSPLKILMDGSRRVANGDFDHRIQLEGHAELAILADAMNAMTHRFQAIESNLNEQVKDRTNQVVRSEQLASVGFLAAGVAHEINNPLASIAFCAESLRSRLSEGEESQFRDCDVTVLQTYLGMIEEEAFRCKEITERLLDFSRLGDVEKTETDVRDLVQGVIDMVRHLGKYREKNLIFEDDQVALAPVNGPEIKQVVLNLITNALDSIDPGGSVLVKIGEERGQVKVTVKDDGCGMTDEVRRHLFEPFFTRRRDGQGTGLGLSISYRIVSDHGGQIDAWSEGPGLGSEFSFTLPCREASKRNERKHQAA
- a CDS encoding ABC transporter ATP-binding protein; this translates as MTAIEFHQIEKRFSPEALVLTVEKLQIAAGEFVSLVGPSGCGKSTLLRLVANLDSPTHGELRLDDGVDIERAFVFQDANLIPWRTTWQNVQLPLELRRHLTQEDREAISDALRLVGLREEDFQKYPRMLSGGMRMRVSLARALVTDPHILLLDEPFAALDDLLRNQLNEQLLDIWQRQKWTGLFVTHNVPEAVFLSQRILVMHARPGRIVADLKVPFDFPRTSDLRSDPEFARFCGEVVGHLAGVAHA
- a CDS encoding DUF1552 domain-containing protein — its product is MTMKPSRRHFLKGLGLAVALPAMESLMPATGNAATTSAAGPALTAAGDPLRSAFLYVPNGVILPKWFPEGTGKDYKLNQTMKPLEGLRGEFQILSGLAHSNGFAGKDGAGDHARAHATFLTGQRPRKTAGSDIEVGVSIDQEMAKHLGHTTRLPSLELSCDGARKSGSCDSGYSCAYQFNLSWRTKHSPMSAESNPRLVFERLFGRGDGEERQKNFDRRMAERRSVLDFVMGETKSMSKQLGRNDVHKLDEYLTGVREIESRIEKSERFRDLPEVEMEAPAGIPKDYAEHIRLMFDLLALSFQTDSTRIASFMLAHDGSNRNFKDIGVSEGHHSLSHHRDNQEWIDKLAKIDHFYVTQFAYFLDKLRSLKDPSGASVLDNSMIVYGSGLSDGNRHRHDNLPIIMAGKGGGLLETERHVQLKVEDRTPMANLFVSMMQKMGIQDPDFGDSTGSLSVV
- a CDS encoding sigma-54-dependent transcriptional regulator, with translation MSENTKQPEGLKILFADDEKSLQKLMSLELPRLGHTVTVCPDGVTAIAVLEKEDFDCLLVDLDMPGKSGIDVIEKAKSTAPDTEAIILTGKSSTESAIAAVKFKVFAYLTKPCRLMELKTLLEGVAQKRDQDRKIKALTSRLDRIEGKSKLIGDSQPMAVVNKMISKVAPSNSAVLIRGETGTGKELVAKAIHDQSLRHSQPFVAVNCGALPENLIESELFGHRKGAFTGAEETRIGLFEVAHGGSLFLDEIGELPKSLQAKLLRVLETGEIRRVGENSSIKVDVRIISATHRHIEDMVRDGDFREDLMFRINTFEIQLPALRERTEDIPLLAEHISRRFWPTIPMTHTVFANETIRALKTHHWPGNVRELANVVEHATILCEQLPIKPEHLPRRFSEQSGSQQPQLRAVVGPMSLRELEMQAIHEALERHEGNKPQAAEDLGISLKTLYNKLNQATANERTA